One region of Pangasianodon hypophthalmus isolate fPanHyp1 chromosome 15, fPanHyp1.pri, whole genome shotgun sequence genomic DNA includes:
- the LOC113535418 gene encoding uncharacterized protein LOC113535418 translates to MAAAAEEDTVWIGFMDIVPVIGTVKEAVELVLALYEGNKAVIKEKEKAVENIVKESLKKHVKAKHVKKLSLPDKPGAAAAEFSGLRNVREVRKEMIIEHVVKGSKKGTKPPTPAQQKERQKRVEDIKKDMLEKIRILNPNFSEELKEELGRSKRGEHVFNNGILRFHFNVLTDFIQSHHIDNLRGYNQQAMDSLGRHTLPQNTETDIQTNMVVHFGEDEFYVNANGVMYGEYCRALRGALLDVLRRINPRDVTEEERQRVNFVIDNMNNYQIYVDQLARVRWIANRQDRRARVEQVRQEVATMYSTDRGLNWCIRILNEVAPLFEHRQ, encoded by the exons ATGGCCGCTGCGGCTGAAGAAGACACAGTGTGGATCGGGTTCATGGACATCGTTCCTGTCATCGGGACGGTAAAAGAGGCAGTGGAGCTGGTGTTGGCTCTGTACGAAGGGAATAAAGCGGTGataaaggagaaagagaaggccGTTGAAAACATTGTGAaagaatcattaaaaaaacatgtgaaggcAAAACATGTGAAG AAGTTGTCTCTACCTGATAAACCAGGAGCAGCTGCAGCTGAATTTTCTGGACTCAGAAATGTGAGAG aGGTCAGAAAGGAAATGATTATTGAACATGTGGTCAAAGGCTCCAAAAAGGGAACAAAACCTCCAACTCCAGCtcagcagaaagagagacagaaaagagtggaggatattaaGAAAGACATGTTAGAAAAGATCCGTATCCTCAATCCAAACTTCAGTGAGGAGCTGAAGGAAGAACTGGGAAGGTCAAAAAGAGGCGAACATGTCTTCAACAATGGCATTCTTAGATTTCATTTCAATGTGCTGACTGACTTTATACAAAGCCATCATATTGATAATCTACGAGGATATAATCAGCAGGCAATGGATTCATTAGGCAGACACACACTTCcccaaaacacagaaacagatatTCAGACAAACATGGTGGTTCACTTCGGTGAGGATGAATTCTATGTGAATGCGAATGGAGTGATGTATGGTGAATATTGCAGAGCACTGCGTGGTGCTTTGTTAGATGTGCTGCGCCGCATAAACCCACGTGACGTGACAGAAGAGGAGAGACAAAGGGTGAATTTTGTTATAGATAATATGAATAACTATCAAATCTATGTGGACCAACTGGCAAGGGTCAGGTGGATTGCCAACAGACAGGATAGACGGGCCCGGGTTGAACAGGTAAGACAGGAAGTTGCGACCATGTACAGCACAGATCGTGGGTTGAACTGGTGCATTCGCATTCTGAATGAAGTTGCACCTTTGTTTGAACATAGACAGTGA